A region of Streptomyces halobius DNA encodes the following proteins:
- a CDS encoding DUF4126 domain-containing protein yields MSVLPLVFTSGWASGINAYAVVLLFGILGATGVSEEVPAALQRTDVLIVAGVLFLVEAVADKVPYVDSVWDSVHTVIRPVAGGVVAALLAGHNGSLPELAAGAVGGSTALLSHLVKAGTRIAVNTSPEPASNIVLSIAEDLGVAALIAFAVFHPVAAAVIAGTLLIAGIALVIFLWSRIRRFLQRRRLRREEKRRAAAEGVVAPPG; encoded by the coding sequence GTGTCTGTACTTCCCTTGGTTTTCACCAGTGGCTGGGCAAGCGGGATCAACGCCTATGCCGTCGTCCTGCTCTTCGGCATACTCGGCGCGACCGGCGTCAGCGAGGAGGTGCCCGCCGCGCTCCAGCGCACCGATGTGCTGATCGTCGCGGGGGTGCTGTTCCTCGTGGAGGCCGTCGCCGACAAGGTCCCGTACGTGGACTCGGTGTGGGACTCCGTGCACACGGTGATCCGCCCCGTCGCGGGCGGCGTGGTGGCCGCTCTGCTGGCCGGTCACAACGGCTCGCTGCCCGAGCTGGCGGCGGGCGCCGTGGGCGGCTCGACGGCACTGCTGAGCCATCTGGTCAAGGCGGGCACGCGGATCGCGGTCAACACCTCGCCGGAGCCGGCCAGCAACATCGTGCTGAGCATCGCCGAGGATCTGGGGGTCGCCGCGCTGATCGCGTTCGCCGTGTTCCATCCGGTGGCCGCGGCGGTCATCGCCGGGACGCTGCTGATCGCGGGCATCGCGCTGGTGATCTTCCTGTGGTCCCGGATCCGCCGGTTCCTGCAGCGCAGGCGGCTGCGGCGCGAGGAGAAGCGGCGGGCCGCGGCGGAGGGCGTGGTGGCGCCGCCGGGCTGA
- a CDS encoding TetR/AcrR family transcriptional regulator, translating to MDSSTTRRDATRRKLFEAAVTLIAEQGFSSTTVDEIAERAGVAKGTVYYNFASKNVLFEELLRHGIELLATSLQAASEEVAGRGGSRIDALDAMIRAGLEFISRYPALTQLYVAELWRTNRAWQSTLMVVRERAITVVEDVLREAVARGELSEEIDIPLTASALFGMVLVAALDWQSYQPDRSIDDVHASLSRLLQGRVTGRPA from the coding sequence ATGGACAGCTCCACTACACGCCGCGATGCCACCCGTCGCAAACTCTTCGAGGCCGCGGTCACGCTCATCGCCGAACAGGGCTTCTCCTCCACCACGGTGGACGAGATCGCCGAGCGGGCGGGCGTCGCGAAGGGCACCGTCTACTACAACTTCGCGAGCAAGAACGTCCTCTTCGAGGAGCTGCTGCGGCACGGCATCGAGCTGCTGGCGACCTCCCTGCAGGCGGCCTCGGAGGAGGTGGCCGGACGGGGCGGCAGCCGGATCGACGCGCTGGACGCGATGATCCGGGCCGGGCTGGAGTTCATCTCCCGCTACCCGGCGCTCACCCAGCTCTACGTCGCCGAGCTGTGGCGCACCAACCGCGCCTGGCAGTCGACCCTGATGGTGGTGCGTGAGCGGGCCATCACCGTGGTGGAGGACGTGCTGCGGGAGGCGGTGGCCCGTGGGGAGCTGAGCGAGGAGATCGACATTCCGCTGACCGCCTCGGCGCTGTTCGGGATGGTCCTGGTGGCCGCGCTGGACTGGCAGTCCTACCAGCCGGACCGGTCGATCGACGATGTCCACGCGTCGCTGTCGCGGCTCCTCCAGGGGCGGGTCACCGGCCGCCCGGCGTAG